One Thalassoglobus sp. JC818 genomic region harbors:
- a CDS encoding tellurium resistance protein TerC — protein sequence MGELFSLHGLFTLAMLILLQAVLGFDNLLYISIESKRVTEDKQAYVRKMGIGLAIALRIILLVVVMSTIQKFQDPLFEVHLGKAFDGVFNLHALITLVGGGFILYTAVKEIHHMLSIEHLEEHHDTKPKSVNAAIFWIVLMNLVFSFDSILSAMALTHNMYIMSTAIIASGLLMIYLADHVAEFLKKNRMYEVLGLFILFIVGVMLVSEGGHLAHVSLFGHEVHAMTKSTFYFVLIVLIIVDIVQGRYQKKLALQRQREMDRAKEEAVEAHA from the coding sequence GGGCGAACTGTTTTCCCTTCACGGTCTGTTCACTTTGGCGATGTTGATCCTGCTTCAGGCCGTCCTGGGGTTCGACAACCTGCTGTATATCTCGATCGAATCGAAGCGTGTCACCGAAGACAAACAAGCGTACGTCAGAAAGATGGGGATCGGGCTGGCGATTGCGCTGCGAATTATTCTGCTGGTCGTCGTGATGAGCACGATTCAGAAGTTTCAAGATCCGCTGTTCGAGGTGCATCTCGGAAAGGCCTTCGACGGGGTGTTTAACCTTCACGCTTTGATCACGCTCGTTGGGGGTGGCTTCATCCTTTACACAGCTGTGAAGGAAATTCATCACATGCTGTCGATTGAGCATCTCGAAGAACATCACGACACCAAACCGAAATCGGTCAATGCGGCGATCTTCTGGATTGTCCTGATGAACCTTGTTTTCTCGTTCGATTCGATTCTGAGTGCGATGGCTTTGACTCACAACATGTACATCATGTCCACCGCGATCATCGCCAGTGGTCTGCTGATGATCTATCTCGCTGATCACGTTGCAGAGTTTTTGAAGAAGAACCGGATGTACGAAGTTCTCGGTCTCTTCATTCTGTTCATCGTGGGAGTGATGCTCGTCTCAGAAGGAGGGCATTTGGCCCACGTTTCTCTGTTTGGTCACGAAGTGCATGCAATGACCAAGTCAACATTCTACTTTGTTCTCATCGTGCTGATCATCGTCGACATCGTGCAGGGACGTTATCAGAAGAAGCTCGCTCTACAGCGCCAGCGTGAGATGGACCGAGCAAAAGAAGAAGCTGTCGAGGCGCACGCCTGA